The Streptomyces sp. NBC_01142 genome has a window encoding:
- a CDS encoding ASCH domain-containing protein, producing MSDPERAMLLSVHPRFATAILAGTKTVEVRRQRVAAPPGTPVLLYATAPTMAIVGMARISSVQVASPREVWSANRTSAGISRREYDEYMSGATQASGLSLEEPITFEAPVPLAALRASGSFHPPQSYRYLTGEDLRKVAEAAPVTGAALQGAWNDLTPA from the coding sequence GTGAGTGATCCGGAGCGCGCGATGCTGCTGTCCGTCCACCCTCGGTTTGCCACGGCGATCCTGGCTGGGACCAAGACGGTCGAGGTTCGCCGGCAGCGCGTCGCCGCCCCACCGGGAACTCCTGTGCTCCTGTACGCGACCGCGCCCACGATGGCCATTGTGGGCATGGCGCGGATCTCTTCCGTGCAGGTGGCCTCGCCGCGGGAGGTCTGGTCGGCCAACCGCACGAGCGCTGGGATCAGTCGGCGTGAGTACGACGAGTACATGAGTGGAGCGACCCAGGCCAGCGGTCTGTCTCTCGAAGAACCGATCACCTTCGAGGCCCCGGTACCGCTGGCCGCCCTGCGAGCCTCGGGATCGTTCCATCCGCCGCAGAGCTACCGGTACTTGACCGGTGAAGACCTCCGGAAGGTCGCTGAGGCGGCACCGGTGACCGGGGCGGCCCTTCAAGGCGCATGGAACGACCTGACACCGGCCTAG
- a CDS encoding GNAT family N-acetyltransferase, translated as MLDAVVALGDRYTKYLGLLTPPAYRRHAEDGGLLVAVDDEEVVGYALFGLPKRSLYVRLAHLCVAEEHRGRGVARELIEAIRARHTHRLGIRAKCRRDYGLSGMWTALGFVPKGESLGRGKDKETLDTWWLDLGHEDLFTEAQSDALLVVTVDHGVFAGLRGAGTERAVAESRALEAGWLADLIELAFTPQLLHDVRDVEEREARNHQRAGLAELRSLSPDSVAVAIRLEELAAAVRKELPDVPLDGWQRARLRYVAETSCAGLQVLVTRDPALAALADIAWDVARVKVVSPAVVTLHVDELRQAQVYRPADLMGTAFSAEEIAPGGEGELVAFFDQAEGDRGTGFAERLKSLANDGVLWRRELLRDGEGYPVALYVWAMDGRTLNVAFLRTASHLLEETLARQLLFMLKRLGRERGAQAVRITDPFLSPTAMAAAGADGFTEDESGFTALLVDVCGPAEAVSEKAAEIAGRMRRSTPRLGDRVSPEIASMAERVWWPAKLTDTALPSFIAPIKPRWSTELFDIPAMLVPRDDVLGISREHVYYRSSGHRGESVPARILWYVSEGTSGQQGKMVIGCSRLDEVVIDDPDTLFSRFEHLGVYGHAEVRAAADVSGKAMALRFSDTEIFPVQVTHARMTALAKGLGLRWVPPMQLSKISNTLFQAMYEEGHRKT; from the coding sequence TTGCTGGACGCGGTTGTCGCTTTGGGCGACCGATACACGAAGTATCTGGGTCTGCTCACACCGCCTGCCTACCGTAGGCACGCCGAGGACGGCGGCCTGCTGGTAGCTGTGGATGACGAGGAGGTCGTCGGTTACGCGCTCTTCGGGCTGCCTAAGCGGAGTCTGTATGTTCGTCTGGCTCATTTGTGCGTGGCCGAGGAGCATCGAGGCAGGGGTGTTGCTCGTGAGCTGATCGAGGCGATCCGCGCGCGGCATACTCATCGGCTTGGTATTCGTGCGAAGTGTCGGCGCGACTATGGGCTCAGCGGTATGTGGACCGCGCTGGGCTTTGTTCCCAAGGGTGAGAGCCTGGGGCGGGGCAAGGACAAGGAGACGCTGGACACCTGGTGGCTCGACCTTGGGCACGAGGATCTGTTCACCGAGGCCCAGAGTGATGCGCTGCTGGTGGTGACCGTCGACCATGGCGTGTTCGCCGGGCTGCGCGGTGCGGGTACGGAGCGCGCGGTTGCGGAGTCGCGTGCTCTCGAAGCGGGGTGGCTCGCCGACCTGATCGAGCTCGCGTTTACTCCGCAGCTTCTGCACGATGTGCGTGATGTCGAGGAGCGTGAGGCGCGCAACCATCAGCGTGCGGGGCTTGCCGAGTTGCGGTCACTGTCTCCCGACAGCGTTGCCGTGGCCATCCGCTTGGAGGAACTGGCCGCGGCGGTGAGAAAGGAGCTGCCTGATGTCCCCCTCGATGGCTGGCAGCGCGCCCGCTTGCGCTACGTGGCCGAGACGTCGTGTGCCGGGCTCCAGGTGCTGGTGACGCGCGATCCCGCACTGGCGGCTCTGGCGGACATCGCCTGGGATGTCGCACGGGTCAAGGTCGTCTCGCCGGCTGTGGTCACGCTGCATGTGGACGAACTGCGCCAGGCCCAGGTGTACCGTCCTGCGGATCTCATGGGCACTGCTTTCTCCGCCGAGGAGATCGCGCCAGGCGGTGAAGGAGAGCTGGTCGCCTTCTTCGACCAGGCCGAGGGCGACCGTGGAACGGGCTTCGCGGAGCGGCTGAAAAGCCTCGCCAATGACGGGGTGCTGTGGCGCAGGGAGTTGCTCCGGGACGGAGAGGGGTATCCGGTGGCCCTTTACGTCTGGGCGATGGACGGCCGCACGTTGAACGTCGCGTTCCTCCGTACGGCGTCGCACCTGCTGGAGGAGACACTTGCACGGCAACTGCTGTTCATGCTCAAGCGGCTTGGCCGGGAGCGAGGGGCGCAGGCGGTCCGTATCACCGATCCGTTCCTGTCGCCGACGGCGATGGCGGCTGCCGGCGCCGACGGTTTCACCGAGGACGAGAGCGGCTTCACCGCACTCCTGGTCGACGTCTGCGGACCTGCTGAGGCGGTCTCGGAAAAGGCCGCGGAGATCGCGGGCCGGATGAGGCGGTCGACGCCACGGCTGGGTGATCGCGTGTCGCCCGAGATCGCGAGCATGGCCGAGCGGGTGTGGTGGCCGGCTAAACTGACCGACACGGCCCTGCCCTCCTTCATCGCACCCATCAAGCCGCGCTGGTCCACGGAGCTCTTCGACATTCCGGCCATGCTCGTTCCCCGGGACGACGTACTGGGCATCAGCCGCGAGCACGTCTACTACCGCTCGTCCGGACACCGAGGAGAAAGCGTTCCCGCCCGGATCCTGTGGTACGTCAGTGAGGGGACTTCCGGGCAGCAGGGCAAGATGGTCATCGGCTGCTCGCGCCTCGACGAGGTGGTCATCGACGACCCCGACACCCTCTTCTCGAGATTCGAACACCTTGGCGTATATGGTCATGCCGAAGTGCGTGCCGCAGCCGATGTGTCGGGCAAGGCCATGGCGTTGAGGTTTTCGGACACGGAGATCTTTCCCGTACAGGTGACGCATGCACGAATGACCGCGTTGGCCAAGGGGCTGGGACTACGGTGGGTACCGCCGATGCAGCTGTCGAAGATCAGCAACACGCTGTTCCAGGCCATGTACGAAGAGGGGCACCGAAAGACGTGA